Part of the Candoia aspera isolate rCanAsp1 chromosome 1, rCanAsp1.hap2, whole genome shotgun sequence genome, CAACTAATCTTGCTTGACAAATGCAGATATAAACATCAGTTTTGACACAGAGCCATGGCAACTGCTCCAGGACCTCTGCCAAAACTGAATTCCTCCATCTGATATCATAAAATGATTTGTGTGTTGTATTTACAGTTCTAGTGATTTGGGCCCAGTCTGATCAACACCGAGCAATCTGGCAGTCCTCCAGAAGAACAGATTTCAGCCCAACTATTATGTCAGAACATGTGTACTTGGTTAGAAAAAGACCGAACTGTGCATATTTCTCCAGGATGTCAGTTTCCATCAGATCTTCGATTGTAAACTAATTGCAATGCTGCTTTCCAAACATCAAACACTTTTGTAACCTATAATAAACAATTATAGTTCCAAAGGCATTAGTCTTCAACAATGCAATAATAAATCTTGTTCACACTGCTGCTACGGTTTAAGCCCAGAAGAGAAATATAGCCACACTTCTGAAGCTTACAGCTTTATGAGATTAAATATAGAATCGTAGTGATTCCTTAATTAAGGTACATATAGCTACCAATTGGGAGAAACAGGCATTATGAGTTGGATCCAAAATGAATTATCCACATTTTGACATACTGAAGTCAAGATGAGAATTGTGACAACCGCACATTCATTTGATTCAGTGCGACTCAATGTCTGAAAAATCTTGCTTGCATCAAACCTTATCCATACTTACTACTTTTCCTGCTTTCCAAGTGCTGTTACACTTGTCAACAGCAATGGAATCATATCAATGCAAGATAAAGTATGATGTATGACATTAGAATTTGGCAATTCTTAAAATTAGGAGCAAAACGATGCTGCATTGGCACCCTTGTGCACTTTCAAGCATCTTTTTCAAAACACTGTGCAGCTTTCTAAGGTATGATTAGATTTCTTTAGAAAATCAGGCAGGCAGGCCTTGATCTTGTCCAAGAATTTGTTAAATGCCAACATTATTTCACGTTAATGCCAAGGGAGAAGTAACCAAAAGCACCTAAAACACTAAGTTTCACTTTTGATTGTGATGGGATATAGATGcgataaagaattttaaaaaatttaaaatgcccagcatttttttaaagccagtatGTAAAGATGATGAACTATAAATTTAAGATTAGCTGATATCAGGGCTGAAttaaattgattgatttttatcagGAAATGTTAACTTCTGTGCCTGTATAAAATTTTACCTTAGTCTGCTTAAGGGATTTCCCACTATAACAGACATAGTATAATCTTGAACTACAGTACTATTTAGTTCTTTAGAACAACGTGAAGCTTATGCCTTCCATCTATAATTGTTAGTAACCTACATTATACTTGCTTATACTTGATTTTTTGGAGTGGTATTCATTACCATAATTATTACTTGCTAGTACTGGTTTTACATAAACACTCCAGCTTGGTTTATAACTGTGCAATCTAAGGCATATCTATCCAGTCAGAACTAAATCTTACTGAGTACCAAGAGACCTGCTCCCCAGATCACAGCCCatctaaaacaattattttaaatttgcaaAAATTTTGTAACTAGTACAAAATATAGTACAATATAGATTTAACTAGTACAAAATatagtacaaatataataaacttCTAATACCAACGTAAAACTACCTTTGGTTGCAATATACATTTGATTCTTCTTTGGATTCCACCCCCTGGGAACAGCTTTCACATACATGTGTGAGTTTTAAGCAAAACTTAGAGATGCCTTTCAAATGTTGTTCATTAAAAAGCCCTTGGATTAAAGCTAACGAAGTCATATCCTTAACATTTTATAGTCAAGATTCTATTTAGTGTTTTATCATCCTGCCTTGAGAATTCTAGCTGTCATCCCAATACATCTAGAAGGCACTAGATGACAGAAGGTGCACCACACTGTGGCCTGAGGACATTACTATGCCATCCCTTAAGCACGTTAAGGAAATCAGGACCAACCCTCTGGTGATGTGCACTCTTTGCATCATGAATGATATATGCTTCCCTTCCATTTTTAGGGCTAGCCAGCATGACAGGCTCTGCACTGAAACTGTCCTTAGGCTATAATTAGGTCAATTAGACTGATGAAGTTTGAGTTACTATCAAGGACCATCAATGTTTAGCTCTTACAAGTCACAGATCGGCTATATACTATAACAgctatattaaattttaaaactggtTGGAAGAACATAAAACTAAGGATCTTATCTGTGTTGTGTATAACAATATTGCGGCAGGTGGGTgagctttttacatttttaattgtttgcacCTTGTcatttgggcagcatacaagtttaatatatgattactactactactacccaTGCTCCACCAATTTAAGCACTGTGATCTCAGGAGGGTATGTGTGAGAGACAGCACCTTTTAGAAGAATGAAGATTCACTGAAACATTTGCTCAGCAATGGGTCGTGGCATATGGATGGATTTTTGCAAATAACCAAATCAATTAAACTAAAAACCAAATGACTAGaactttattttctattccgcctatattattttcacaaataactcaaggcggtgaacatacctaatacttcttccttctcttattttccccacaacaacaaccctgtgaggtgagttggggtgagagagagggactggcccaaggtcacccagccggttttcatgcctagggcaggactagaactctcagtcccctggattctagcctgttgccttaaccactagacactTATTCAACCCCGAgcttaaccattttttttaaggcaagtAGCTTTCCCAAAGCGCTCTGTGAGACACATCTACACAGGCAAACTTTTCTTTTGGTTGATTAGGAAACCTTCACACTGTAATAATAGTATGTTGGACCACTGGGAAATGATTTTCCACCTCATGTGCTGAATGCTTCTAAGCAActttcccactgaattcagtgggatctATTTCGTAATAAGTGTGCTTGCACTTGTCAGTATGCTGACTGtcaggaaaaaaactgaaaaaatgtCTAGTTGACACTCTGATCAAGAGTTCCACCTGTGACCTTAAATaatgaagctttaaaaataatttaactttCTATTCTATAGACTTAATCACTAAGGGAAGAACAGCCCTAGAAATTCTTGTTCATTCAGTCATTAGCAGAATAATAGACAGGCTTGTGAGTAACTTCTCAGACAGATATAATTTGATTTTGTTCAAACATCGAAGTGacacaatttattttttccatttcttcaatgacaaaaaagatatttttaaaaaattgaaaaactcTTTTCAAATTGCTTTGAAAAATTTTTTTATCTGGTGCCTTCAATAAAGTTTGATATAAAGGAAAAGGATACCAATATGACTATGATGACAGGTCTTTCTGTCACACTAGTTATTATCCTTTCTAAGCACCTCTGGGCATTCTGTGGCAGTAATCCTAAGAACACTTACCAAGTGGTACTTACGCTGAGCAAATACCCATAAGTTCAGGTTGGAAGAAACCAACAGATAATACAGTAAAGGTCTGAAGTGGCATAACAGTTACACCAATGCAAACTGTGAACACCAGAAGGAATTAATGCTTGTACTGTATAGAAACATTCTGCAGCatcaattaatttattaattactatggattttgtttatttattcagttgtaCAGTGGCCTCTGCTGGAATATATGTGCATAAATTAGAAAGGTAATAAAGTTAATCCCTAAAGACAAGCTTGATAAGCACTTGACATTTGAGCACAATGATCCAACTTCAAGCTTAGTTGAATCAAATGATGCAACAGACTTTTGCAAACTTTTAACAAAGTACAGTAGTTCTCTAAAACAGCACCAGCAAACTTCTACTGATTTATTACAGGGCTGTTATTACAATTCTTGTTAAATAACTActttaaaaaaccccaaacaatagAAATACTCTGCACATAGGCCGATTTGTCATTCATGCTGGCATCTTACTAAATTTAACTTTTACACATTACACATTCATTCACAAGGGTATGCAGTACTTAAGTATACAAAGTTGTTAAGCTCCCAAGAATACTGACTTGGACATCACAATGGATCTTATTTATACGATAAAGTTTAGGATCAAggttttaaaagaagagaaagaaaaagaatgaaatggcCCTGTATGTTGCACTTTAAGATCACCAATTAATTCCAGGAGCAATACTGAAATGAATGGAGTAACACCCTGAAGACAAACATTCAAGGACTCACTGTTAAAGCTCTTACCTTGGACCTTTCCTTGACATAGTATTTACCCAATCTAGTCCCACAGAACATCACCAGTCTGTCTATCAGTGACAAGAGAAAGTTGATGGCCTCACATCCTTCCTCAGTGCCTGCAATCCACTTTATCTGGTCTCCCCGCAAGTGTCTCTTGGAGATGCCACGGTGCTGACCGGCCAGTTGACCATCCTGCAGCTCCCCGTTATAATGCATCTGTTTTACACATTCCAAGACGCAGTCCCCTATTAGCTCACCCAAGAAATTGTCCAGGTAGCAAAAGCCAATATCGTGCAAACAAGGTACAATGTAGTCCATAGCAATTTTCTCTAGGTCTAATCTCATAATATCGCCCACTGGCATTTCAGTAATGCGATTACGTTCTCACCCCTGTATAATGTCAAAAAAGTTATCGAGCACTGGATTAGTCCGAGAAGATGGGCTGCTTTGTATCGGTTATTCTAAAAAAAGGAAATCGGGCGCGCCGCCCAGCATGTCTAACTCTTAGATGTAGAACAAGAACCGCAATCAAGCAGAGTTTGCGTCAGGCTAGCAGTAAAACGGAGCGCTCAAAAGTTTCGCTGAAGTCTACCCGGTCTTCCGCGCAGCCAGCGCTCCCCACCTCAGCTCCTCGCCGCCCCTGGCGACTCTAGGCTTGAGAACGGCACGAACGGCGATTGCACCTCCCCCCGGGGCTGCCTTCCACCTACTGTAAGAGTAACACCTTGGCCGACAGATAACTGCTGGAGCTCTTTGCTATCAGCTCTGAGGCCAGGAGATCAGTGTGTGAAGTGAACACCCCCTTTGGCTGATACGATCACTCCCGCTTTTGGGGAGCCACGTCCGGCAAACTCCTTTCCAATTTATTTACAAGGCAGCAGATGGCCCCTCTCTGATTAATACGTCTGCTACGTGCAGGATGTGTTCCCAACTTCTACAGCGAGCGGCACGTGGGCGGAGCCCCGGCCTAGGAACAATCTCTCCGCGCGCCCACACATCAACCAAAGGGAGCGTGGATCCAGCCAATCGAAGAAGAGACGAGGTGTGGTTTGGTACGGCGCTTCcagcccccctgcccccagttCACGGCTGGAATGACTGCGCGGGGGAGGGGAGTCGAAAAAGCCGCGTGTCTGCAGGAGGCGTGACTTACGGCTTGCAAGGCCACAGGAGGGGGTGTGGTTTCCGCCATTGAGGAATTCTACCTTAGCATGTACGCTTCTAGTGCGGCCGCATACTACAGGCCAATGTAAACAAACGGGAGGGAAAGGGTGTAGGCGCGCAAGTGATAGTGGAGTTTCTTTTGGCAACTGAACATTACCAAGAGGGGGTGAGCTTACAAGTGCTCAGCACTTTTTTCCCCCCGGAAGGCGTCTTCCCCTTTTTCCACACCTGACTTTCTGCAGACAAAGCCTTTTAGACGCACAGCAATTGCTTTGTATGCGACAATAGCCGTATTTTAGCGTTTAAGCGCCCTTATTACAGATGCTGCATTCAAAATGCTCCTACGATTTTAACCGCATGGATTCTGCATCGTCTATATGCCATccaaaaagaagcaaaatacaGCCAACGATTCTTTCTGcataacaatataaaaatcaacattatgacattttggttaaaaatctTCGGGATGTACTTTTGATGAAGTGCATTCGTATGTATCCGaaagacagaggaggagagaaagaaagagttgTCCTTAATGTTGCGACAGTACACCTTCTTGTCCTGTTCGGAAATCAATCACGTGTAACTTGTCCTATGTTGTGTGAATTCGACCCTTAAACCTGTATTTTACTAAGCGATCGAATTAGGGGTaagtatttagaagaaaaataacgCCAAGACATACAAGCATACAAAAGTGACCAGAACGGCACAGCTAAGAATTCAGACTCCGAGTGACAACGAGATTAGAAACTTTGGGAAAGTTGGTGGTAGTAGGTGAAGAACAAAGTCCTCGATACTGAAACTACTAACCTTGTGTCTTCCTCTAATTTTGTAATGCCCCAGCTTCCCATCTGCGTACATGATGAGCTTATCCATTTTTTTCAGGAGGTAGCCTATGTTCTCACATCCTGGTTCACTGCCCTCTACCCACAAGATCTTGTCCCCGCGGATGgctttgttgctgcccagtttcTGACTCGCCAGGGCTCCGTCCTGGAATTTGTCACTCAGGTGCAAAGCCAGGACTTCTTGGAAGATTTTCTCGGCTATCCGGGATCCCAGGAAGTGGTCTACCACGCACAAGCCATAGGCGTTCATGCAAGGCACTATATAGTGTAAGACTAGCCTCTGAGCATCTCGGCGGTGCTCTCGGAGAGGCGCCCTCTTAGGAGGCGAAGGGCCGGAGGGCAACGCGCTCTCGACCACTCGCGCCTCCTCCGAGTTCCCGAGGGAGAGGAGAGCTCCCGGGGAGCCCCTCGCCAGCCCCTCCGGCTGCTCCCTTCGCCCGCCTCGGTCACCATCCTCGCTGCTCTCGGGGTGACCGATGAAAATCTTCCTCATGCTTTCTACTGAGTCTCCACTGAGTTCGGCCGGAGGCTGCACGGCTGCTTCCCTGCCCGAGGCCATTTGGAGGCAAGTCAGATCCGCCTGGCAGCCGGCATCGCCTTACCAGGGGGACGGCATACCGCCGCCGTTGCGTATGGCCCTGCCCGAGCGAGCCCCATGCGGGAAATGCCATGTTCGCCGAACACTACCGGATACCAGTAGACAAGCCGCTCGGGAGCGTGCACACGTACCAATGGGAGCGAGCGGCACAttccctccccccgcctcccttcctccctcccccagtccctcctccctctcGTGCCGCCTCCTCCCCCGCCATCCCTCGGGGACACAGGCCGGGGACACGCGAGATCCAACGAAGCGCACGAAAACTCCCGGGCAGTGCTGGACGTGCAGGGAGAGGAAGGAGTCTGGGATTGGTACGTGCCCTCTCTTGTTGGGAACGATAGACGTGAGTCACCCAAAAACATCGAAAACACGCTAGAGCTCTCTCTTTCCAGTCACCTGGATGGACCCGGTCTTTGTCCTGAAAAATATATTCCCGCAGACCCCCACTCCCCTCCATCTTGTCCCAAGCCGGAGATCACGAAAACGTGGTGACTGCCCACGAGTAGTTGCTCCATCTGCTTGTTGGATGGAGCAATAATGCTGGGCTATTAACAGCACAAACGTTTTAGGCAGTAAATATTTTCATAATCCCCTCTTGAAGCAATGTGCTGAAACCAAGGGCAAGAAGACTCATTCTCAGGAAGACCTTAGGAGATGATAGGAGCTCAGCATGCATATTATCATGACTGGGCTCCATTACAGTCCGCTTAATAAAGATAGTTAAATTGCTGTGGGTAATGCCCagtttgagagagccagtttggtgtagtggttaaggcaccaggctagaaacagagaGACTgacttccagtcctgccttagggtgaaacctgctgggtgaccttgggccagtccctctctctcagccctaggaaggagaaggcagtggcaaaccacttctgaaaaacttgccaagaaaactgcagggaatggtccaggcagtcaccaggagtcaataggacttgaaggcacacgcacacacacaaccacccagtttagtttgcacccagtaCACTCCCACTCAATCCCTGtgt contains:
- the EGLN3 gene encoding prolyl hydroxylase EGLN3 isoform X1 translates to MASGREAAVQPPAELSGDSVESMRKIFIGHPESSEDGDRGGRREQPEGLARGSPGALLSLGNSEEARVVESALPSGPSPPKRAPLREHRRDAQRLVLHYIVPCMNAYGLCVVDHFLGSRIAEKIFQEVLALHLSDKFQDGALASQKLGSNKAIRGDKILWVEGSEPGCENIGYLLKKMDKLIMYADGKLGHYKIRGRHKAMVACYPGNGTGYVRHVDNPNGDGRCITCIYYLNKNWDSKLHGGILRIFPEGKSYVADVEPIFDRLLFFWSDRRNPHEVQPSYATRYAMTVWYFDAEERAEAKKKFRNLVDAGKTEAVLSED